The Armatimonadota bacterium genomic sequence GAACCCCTTGCGCGCCCGCCTCTGTTCCTCCGTGCCGTGCCCCTTTTCGAAGAAGCGCGACGCCAGCATCGGCGTGAGCGAGAAGGACATGAAAAGCGAAAACAGAGTGGCGCAGGCAACCGTCCAACCGAACGGCCGGAAGAACTGCCCCACGATGCCGCCCATATTGGCGATGGGCACGAAAACCACAACGTCTACGAAGGTGATCGCGATCGCCGCGAGGCCGATCTCGGACCGTCCATTGATGGCGGCCTCGGCCGGCTCTTCCCCCATTCTGAGGTGCCGTTCGATGTTTTCAAGAACGACGATGCTGTCGTCCACCAGGATGCCGACCGCCAGCGACAATCCCAGAAGCGTCATCGTGTTGAGGGTGAAACCCTGGGCCTGCAGCGGGAGGAACGTGGCGAACATGGACGTTGGAATGGCCAGCGCCACGATGAAAGTTGCGCGTGTCGAGTGGAGGAACAGGAAGACGATGAGGACAACCAGCAGGATGCCCTCGATCAGCGCCTTGTTGACGTCGTCGACAGATTCGCGGACCGTCGCCGACTGGTCCGTGGCGATGACCATATCAATGCCTGCCGGAAGCACGCGCGACGGGCGGGGCATTTTCATCGTCGCCGGATCGTAGTCGATGACTTTGTCCTGATTTTCGTCATAGACCTTGCCCAGTAGGCGCGCCATCTCGCGCTTCACGCCGGAGCCCAGCGCGATTGTGTTGCCGCCGGACTGCTTCTGGATGCCGATGATGATCGCCGGGGTGGCTTTTTTGTCGCCGATCCCCAGGCGGGTGATCACGCTGGGTTCGGCGATCGTGTCGGAAACCTTTGCCACATCGGCCAACCGCACCACGGCGCCCTTGCCCACCCCGCTTCGGGAAGGTACGCTGATGCGGACATCCTCGATCTGCTTCGGGTCTGTGAACTCTCCCACCATGCGGATGGCGTATTCACGGGCGGACTCCTTGATGCTGCCACCCGGGATATTCAGGTTCTGGGCATTGACGGCGCCGACAACCTGGCTGAGCGACATGCCGTAAGCCTGGAGGCGGGCCTTGTCCACCTCCACGTGCACCTCGCGCACGTCACCACCCTGCACACTGACGGAGGCTGCGCCGGGCACCTTGCTGAACGCGTCCTTTACGGTAACATCCGCGAGGTGGCGCATCTCGGATGGAGCCAGGTTCCCGGCCATTCCGATGGTGAGGATCGGCCGCGACGAGATATTGACGCGGCTCACCGCAGGATCCGAGGAATCCTTCGGCAGTGAATTGCGGATCGCGGACACCTTGTCGCGCACATCGGCCGAAGCCGAATCGAGGCTCGTCCCAAGTTCGAACTCGATGGCAACGATGCTCAACCCGTCCCGCGACGTACTGCTGACGTGCTTGAGGCCGTTGATGCCGGCCACGGCGTCTTCCACGGGTTTCGTGACGAGAGTCTCGATTTCCTGTGGCCCAGCCCCGGCGTACTGCGTGACGATCGTCACGTAGGGCAGCTCCACGTCCGGCATGTCTTCCTTCGGCATGGCCTGCCGGGAACGGACACCCATAATAACCAACGCCAGCACGAACATGGTCATAAAGACCGGGCGGCGTATTGCTGCTAATGTCAATCCCATGTGATATTCTCCGAACCGTGAACGATGGCCCATTCGCGCGGTCGGACACGTTCACGTCGCCCGCCGCGCGCAGCCGTCAGCCCTTAGCCGGCAATGCTACTTTCTGCCCATCGCTCAGGTCCTGCTGTCCGCTGGTCACAACCTTATCGTTGACCCCAAGGCCGGCGCCGCGAAGCACAATCTCGTCCCCGTGGACAACCCCTGGCGTTACGTTGACTATGTCTGCCTTGCCATCCTTCACGCGGACGACAATCGATTTGCCGTCCCGCTCGAAAACGGACTCCTTCGGAACGAGGAGCGCATTGGCAAGGAGGCCTGTTATCACATCGGCGCGCGCGAACATGTTCGGGCGCAGCGCTTTATCCGGATTGGGGACGATCACCTTCGCGGTGAAGCTCCGGCTCGACGGGTCCGCCGTCGCAACGATGGAATCCACCCGGCCGCGCCACGTTCGTCCCGGGAGGGCATCCACCCGAACGTTGACAACCATCCCAGGGCGCACCTGAACCATGTCCACTTCGCTTACGTCCGCCTGGAGGTACACAGTGCCGAGGTCCACAACCGTCAAGAGCGCCTGTCCGGGGTTGGCATACTGCCCGGGCTCCACGGATCGCATCGTGACGGACCCGGAACGGGGCGAACGAATCTTGAAATTCTCGACGTTCTGCTCGGCAATTCCCACGGCAGCCCTCGCCGCGCCAAGGGACGCGCGTGCTGTCGAAACGCCGGCGATGGCCGCGTTGACATCCTCGGTTCGCGTGGAGGTTGTTTTTCTCGCAGCGACGGCCGTGCGGAGAGATTCCTCGGCCTGCTGAAGCCCCGCTTCCGCCTGGCGCACGTCTTCAGTCCGGGGGCCTTCCTTAACGAGGCTCAGGCTCTGCAGCGCGCTGTCATACTGCGCTTTCGAGACATTCAGCGCGGTTCGGAAGCCGTCAAGCGTTGACGCCGAGACCGCTCCCTGGTCCGCCAGCGCCTTATAACGCTGGTAATCCGCTTGCGCCTTGTCCAAACCGGCCTTTGCACTGTCGACCGCGTTCTGCGCCTGGATGCGTTCCTGCCGGCGGGCGCCGGTAGTCACCATCTCGAGACGCGCTTTCGCGGACCGGACGGCGGCTTTCGCGGCGTCAACCCCGGAGGAGGTCTGAATGTCACCTACCGACTTCCCGGTGCGGGCCTGCGACAGGCGCGCTTCGGCGACCTGGAGGCCGGCGCGGGCTTGATCGAGGCCGGCCTGGGCCTGGGCCAGTTGACGCCGCGCATCGGCATCGTCCAGCTGGATCACAACCTGGCCGGCGGAGACCGCGCCGCCTTCGCGAGCGGCCACAGACACAACCTTGCCGGCCACCTTTGTGGACAGTGTCACGGTTGAATCCGCGGCCAACTGGCCCGTTACGGACAATACATCGTCGACATTGCGGCGCTTCGGCGACGCCACTACCACCGGCACACCGGTCTCCTTCTGGATCGACGACTGGGTGAGAACAGGCTTACGCGCCGGGCGGTGTTTCTGAATGGCATAGAACCCGCCGACCAGGGCGGCAACGACAACGAGCGCTATCAGCGCAGAACGGTTGTTTCTCATCAGTTCAATGGCTCCATCGCGCGGAAACGGCTCCGCGCGATCTTCAAACAAGGCAGGTTAGCGGCCGACCCTGCGACCGATTCGGACGTGAGCTACTGGGCGGTCCCGGCGGCTGACTGCACCCGGCCCATAACAGTGGCGTCAAACGCCGCGCGGGCAGACAAGTGATCGTAAAGAGCGTTGATCCGGTTGAATCTGGCCGATGTCAGCGCCGTCTCGGCGTCCGTGACCTCCAACTGAGTGGCAACGCCATTCTGGTAACGGACCTTCGCGAGGCGGAGCGCCTCTTCGGCCACACTCACCGATTTGTCGCCCACGGTGAAACGGTCCGCGGTCTCCTGCACCCGAAGGCCCCATTGGCGAACCTCCAGCGCCACTCCGCGAAGCAGTTGGTCGCGCTGCAGTTCAGAAGTCTTGAGGTCTTCCTTGGCTTCGGCGACTTTCGCCTTCGTTAGCCCGCTGTCCCAGAGGGGCCACGAGACATTCACACCGTAATTCCAGTTGGCCTTCTCCGAGCTCAGCCCGGAAGCGGTCCAGTTGTAGCTGTACACGCCGGAAAGCGAAACCTGCGGCAGGTTGCCGGCTTTATAGATCCCCACCGCCTCATGGTTTGCCCGGATGCCAAGCCCGGCCTGAATGACTTCGGGCCGCGAGTCCAGGGCCTTCTGTGTCTGGGCGGCGATATCCACATCACCGGTGGGCACCCCATTCTCGGGCGCCAGATTCAGCGGCGTGCTGACGTCCCGCCCAAGCACGTTGTTCAGGGCGGCGCCCGCCAGCGAAACACTGTCTTTCGCAACGATCAGGGCCTGCTGGCGATCCGCCAGGGTAACCTTGGCCCGCATCACATCGAACTCCGGAGAAGTGCCCGCTTTGACAAAGGCATCCGCCAGACGCAACTGCTCCTCGGCTTCCGTAACCGCGGCCTGGGCGACGTCCATCGCCCCCTGCGCGCGCAGCACATTATAGAATGAGGTTCGCGTCTGATAAACGACTTCTGATTTGCTGCGAAGCACGGACAGTGCGGCGATTCGGTTGCTGAGCGATGCAATGGTCTTCGCTCTTCGGACGGATCCCCAGATGTCCACCAGTTGGGTAGCGACGGCGTTGGATGTCTTGCTGGTTGCCGGATTGAGCGTGAAGGTGGCAAACCCGATGGGAACGCCGTTTGCGTCGTACTTGGTGGGAATACTCGCCGAGACTTCTTTCTGGCGAAGGAAACTGGCGGAGACCTTCACCTGCGGCAGCGCGTTGGCGGCCGCTTCGTGAATTTTCGCGTGGGCTTTCCGCTCTGCGGATTCGCTCAACGCCACGAGTTCGTTGTTCTTCAGAGCCAGCGCGACGGCATCATCGACCGTCATCACCGCGTCGCCAGGCGCGGCCGGCGCCGTCTTCACGTCCTGTGCTCGCAGGGAACCGCAGATAACCAGGGCGGCCCCAATCAAGGCAATTCGTTTCAGCATCAGACATCCCCCTCATGCGCGTCCAAATCCTTTGGGACTACTTCGCGGATCGTCGCTATCGCGCGCTGAAAAAACTCGATCACATCCTGCACTTCGTCCAGTTTTGTGAGCACCAGCCCGTGTTGAACCGGGTGCCCCAGCACCAGAAGCTTGTCACCAGGCTCAATCCGCATGGCCTTTCGAGCGTCGGCCGGTATGACAACCTGCCCGCGTTCACCCACCGTCACTGAACCGTAAAAACACTCGGCGGCTGTACTAGCGCCCATCAGCTTCACCCATTCCCTTGTTGCTGTTGCATATATTTCATACATTACGCTTTAATACAGCAAATGTCAATGATGTGAAACTTCACACTGCTATACTGGCAATAGAATGAACGACGTAATCTTGGGAACTGTTCCGTACTTGAACGCCAGGCCGCTGGTCGCTCGTCTGGTCGCCGGATACCCCGGCGTCACGCTCGTCGAAGCGGTGCCGAGCGTACTCGCGAAAATGCTGGACCGCGGCGAGGTCCAGGCCGCCCTCGTTTCAAGTGTAATCGCCCTGTCCGATCCATCGCTCTGCGCCCTCTCGGCCGGCGGAGTGGTCTCCGACGGCCCGGTGAAGAGCATCCGTGTGATGAGCCGCGTTCCCCCCCGGGATATACGCACCATGGCGCTCGATGTTTCGTCCCGAACCGGCATCGTCCTGGCCCGAGTGATGCTTCATGCGGCCTTCGGGGT encodes the following:
- a CDS encoding TolC family protein; amino-acid sequence: MLKRIALIGAALVICGSLRAQDVKTAPAAPGDAVMTVDDAVALALKNNELVALSESAERKAHAKIHEAAANALPQVKVSASFLRQKEVSASIPTKYDANGVPIGFATFTLNPATSKTSNAVATQLVDIWGSVRRAKTIASLSNRIAALSVLRSKSEVVYQTRTSFYNVLRAQGAMDVAQAAVTEAEEQLRLADAFVKAGTSPEFDVMRAKVTLADRQQALIVAKDSVSLAGAALNNVLGRDVSTPLNLAPENGVPTGDVDIAAQTQKALDSRPEVIQAGLGIRANHEAVGIYKAGNLPQVSLSGVYSYNWTASGLSSEKANWNYGVNVSWPLWDSGLTKAKVAEAKEDLKTSELQRDQLLRGVALEVRQWGLRVQETADRFTVGDKSVSVAEEALRLAKVRYQNGVATQLEVTDAETALTSARFNRINALYDHLSARAAFDATVMGRVQSAAGTAQ
- a CDS encoding efflux RND transporter periplasmic adaptor subunit, giving the protein MRNNRSALIALVVVAALVGGFYAIQKHRPARKPVLTQSSIQKETGVPVVVASPKRRNVDDVLSVTGQLAADSTVTLSTKVAGKVVSVAAREGGAVSAGQVVIQLDDADARRQLAQAQAGLDQARAGLQVAEARLSQARTGKSVGDIQTSSGVDAAKAAVRSAKARLEMVTTGARRQERIQAQNAVDSAKAGLDKAQADYQRYKALADQGAVSASTLDGFRTALNVSKAQYDSALQSLSLVKEGPRTEDVRQAEAGLQQAEESLRTAVAARKTTSTRTEDVNAAIAGVSTARASLGAARAAVGIAEQNVENFKIRSPRSGSVTMRSVEPGQYANPGQALLTVVDLGTVYLQADVSEVDMVQVRPGMVVNVRVDALPGRTWRGRVDSIVATADPSSRSFTAKVIVPNPDKALRPNMFARADVITGLLANALLVPKESVFERDGKSIVVRVKDGKADIVNVTPGVVHGDEIVLRGAGLGVNDKVVTSGQQDLSDGQKVALPAKG
- a CDS encoding AbrB/MazE/SpoVT family DNA-binding domain-containing protein, with the protein product MGASTAAECFYGSVTVGERGQVVIPADARKAMRIEPGDKLLVLGHPVQHGLVLTKLDEVQDVIEFFQRAIATIREVVPKDLDAHEGDV